A window of the Proteus terrae subsp. cibarius genome harbors these coding sequences:
- the ttcA gene encoding tRNA 2-thiocytidine(32) synthetase TtcA codes for MSIPKEQYNFNKLQKRLRRDVGQAIADFNMIEDGDKIMVCLSGGKDSYTLLSILMNLQKSAPISFSLIAVNLDQKQPGFPEHILPEYLNELGVEYKIVEENTYGIVKDIIPEGKTTCSLCSRLRRGILYRTATEVGATKIALGHHRDDILETLFLNMFYGGKLKGMPPKLMSDDGKQIVIRPLAYAREKDIERFAQAKQFPIIPCNLCGSQPNLQRQVIKEMLRDWDKRYPGRIETMFRATQNIVPSHLCDTQLFDFVNIKHGDEVINGGDLAFDKDDIPTVPVMFQEEDDERPDFSQNKLDIVEVK; via the coding sequence ATGAGCATCCCAAAAGAGCAGTATAATTTCAACAAACTACAAAAACGCTTACGCCGCGATGTTGGGCAAGCTATCGCTGACTTTAATATGATTGAAGATGGCGATAAAATCATGGTCTGCCTTTCTGGTGGTAAAGATAGCTACACGCTACTTTCTATCTTAATGAATCTGCAAAAAAGTGCGCCAATTAGCTTTTCGCTTATTGCAGTCAATTTAGACCAAAAACAACCCGGATTCCCTGAGCATATTCTACCTGAGTATTTAAATGAGCTTGGTGTGGAATATAAAATTGTTGAAGAGAATACCTATGGGATCGTTAAAGATATTATTCCTGAAGGTAAAACAACCTGCTCTTTATGCTCACGTTTACGTCGTGGTATTTTATATCGCACAGCAACAGAAGTTGGTGCAACTAAAATTGCTTTAGGACACCATCGTGATGATATTTTAGAAACATTATTTTTAAATATGTTCTATGGTGGCAAGCTTAAAGGTATGCCACCTAAATTAATGAGTGATGATGGCAAACAAATCGTTATTCGTCCTCTAGCTTACGCTCGTGAAAAAGATATTGAGCGTTTCGCGCAAGCTAAACAATTCCCAATTATTCCATGCAATCTTTGTGGCTCACAACCTAATCTTCAGCGCCAAGTGATTAAAGAGATGCTAAGAGATTGGGATAAACGTTATCCTGGTCGTATTGAAACTATGTTTAGAGCAACTCAAAATATTGTCCCATCACATTTATGTGATACTCAATTATTCGATTTTGTAAATATCAAACATGGTGATGAAGTCATTAATGGTGGCGACTTAGCTTTTGATAAAGACGATATTCCCACCGTTCCAGTGATGTTCCAAGAAGAAGATGATGAACGTCCTGACTTTAGCCAAAATAAACTCGATATTGTTGAAGTGAAATAA
- the leuE gene encoding leucine efflux protein LeuE, which yields MFFIILVPGPNTLYVLKTSASGGVRDGYRAAFGVFLGDAILIFLAFIGVASVIKASPLLFTIVRFLGAFYLLYLGIKIIHATFFSKKVHSEQTTTVQKHVFRKALTLSMTNPKAILFYISFFVQFIDFNYAHTGLSYLILASMLEAFSFIYLSFLIFGGVALARFFGSRKNIAKLGNGVIGLFFMGFATKLATLSS from the coding sequence ATGTTTTTTATTATTCTTGTTCCGGGCCCTAATACACTCTATGTGCTAAAAACAAGCGCATCAGGCGGTGTTCGAGATGGATATCGTGCTGCATTTGGTGTTTTCTTAGGTGATGCTATTTTAATTTTCCTCGCCTTTATTGGTGTTGCATCTGTAATAAAAGCCTCTCCTTTACTCTTTACTATTGTTCGCTTTTTAGGTGCTTTTTATCTTCTCTATTTGGGAATAAAAATTATTCATGCAACTTTTTTCTCCAAAAAAGTACATTCAGAACAAACAACAACTGTACAGAAACACGTTTTTAGAAAAGCACTTACATTAAGTATGACTAATCCTAAAGCGATTTTATTTTATATCTCATTTTTTGTTCAATTTATCGATTTTAATTATGCACATACGGGATTATCTTATTTAATTCTGGCTTCCATGCTTGAAGCATTTAGCTTTATCTATCTCTCTTTTCTGATATTTGGTGGTGTCGCCCTTGCTCGCTTCTTCGGCTCACGTAAAAATATCGCTAAACTAGGTAATGGGGTTATCGGGCTTTTCTTTATGGGATTTGCGACTAAATTAGCAACATTATCATCCTAA
- a CDS encoding putative quinol monooxygenase, translated as MLKVIAEDFIKTEAIEIVLPLYRELVEATKKEPLCISYNLYVDEKDPGHFVFVEQWPDHAALDEHCASEHFQRLVPMINAYTKAEPKFLLMADAFDEKQK; from the coding sequence ATGTTAAAAGTGATAGCTGAAGATTTTATTAAAACAGAAGCGATAGAAATTGTTTTACCTCTTTATCGTGAACTTGTTGAGGCGACTAAGAAAGAACCTCTTTGTATTAGCTACAATCTATACGTTGATGAAAAAGATCCTGGTCATTTTGTCTTTGTTGAACAATGGCCTGATCATGCTGCACTTGATGAGCATTGTGCTAGTGAACATTTTCAGCGATTAGTCCCTATGATTAATGCATATACAAAAGCAGAGCCTAAATTTTTACTTATGGCAGATGCTTTTGATGAAAAACAAAAGTAA
- a CDS encoding Ail/Lom family outer membrane beta-barrel protein — translation MRRNLFISTSLLAISTLSFNAQAALDNTLSVGYAQTSIKVDDKMDDDLKGINFKYNHEFDNNWGVIGSLTYTKLTYNYYGRWGKIGSTEIDYVSLTAGPSYRFNDYFSAYGLIGLGHINQEDNFFYDNDNDKLSKSSMAYGLGLQINPIPNVAIDASYEYSKIDDAKFGTWILGVGYRF, via the coding sequence ATGCGTCGTAATTTATTTATTTCAACTTCACTGTTAGCTATTTCTACACTTTCTTTTAATGCACAAGCAGCATTAGATAATACTTTATCTGTGGGTTATGCCCAGACTTCAATTAAAGTTGATGATAAAATGGATGATGATCTTAAAGGAATTAACTTTAAATATAATCATGAATTTGATAATAACTGGGGAGTTATTGGATCACTAACGTATACAAAATTAACTTATAATTATTATGGCCGCTGGGGAAAAATTGGTTCAACTGAAATTGATTATGTTTCATTAACAGCGGGTCCTAGCTACCGTTTTAATGACTATTTTAGTGCGTATGGTTTAATTGGCCTTGGTCATATTAATCAAGAAGATAATTTTTTCTATGATAATGACAATGATAAGTTAAGTAAATCGTCTATGGCTTATGGATTAGGTCTACAAATCAATCCAATTCCAAACGTGGCCATTGATGCATCTTATGAATATTCAAAAATAGATGATGCAAAATTTGGTACTTGGATATTAGGTGTTGGTTACCGTTTCTAG
- a CDS encoding GNAT family N-acetyltransferase, with amino-acid sequence MLTIIKAESLHYNEMIAVWESSVRATHTFLSEDIILSLKKDIVEQYFPMLNTYIAIDDNNVIHGILGTTENKLEMLFVDANSRGNGCGKLLTTFAINTLHIDELDVNEQNPQAIGFYFYIGFEQIGRSELDGQGNPFPLLHLKLNKNKYKY; translated from the coding sequence ATGTTAACTATAATAAAAGCAGAGTCTTTGCACTATAATGAAATGATTGCAGTTTGGGAATCATCAGTTAGAGCCACACATACATTTCTATCTGAAGATATCATTTTGTCACTCAAAAAAGATATTGTAGAACAGTATTTTCCTATGCTTAATACCTATATTGCGATAGATGATAATAATGTTATTCACGGGATCTTAGGTACAACAGAAAATAAGTTAGAGATGCTTTTTGTCGATGCGAATTCTAGGGGGAATGGCTGTGGTAAATTGCTTACAACTTTCGCGATAAATACACTACATATTGATGAATTAGATGTAAATGAGCAGAACCCTCAAGCAATTGGTTTTTATTTTTATATTGGGTTTGAGCAAATAGGACGTTCTGAATTAGATGGACAAGGCAATCCTTTCCCATTGTTACATTTAAAATTAAATAAAAATAAGTATAAATACTAA
- a CDS encoding carboxymuconolactone decarboxylase family protein, with protein MSKLRLSYPKLSPKAYAGLIQCKTALEGSSLDITLIELVYLRVSQLNGCAFCLEMHNNSLRNHGVDQNKLDALNGWQVSERFTDKEQAALLWAEAVSNISAKNTDDNIYQQVKAYFTDIEMSDLTLAIGLMNAFNRIAVSLRQ; from the coding sequence ATGTCAAAGCTTCGCTTATCTTACCCAAAACTAAGCCCTAAAGCTTATGCTGGTTTAATTCAATGTAAAACTGCGCTAGAAGGTAGTTCATTGGATATAACGTTGATTGAACTTGTCTATTTAAGAGTGTCTCAACTTAATGGCTGTGCTTTTTGTTTGGAAATGCATAATAACTCATTGCGTAATCATGGCGTTGATCAAAATAAGTTAGATGCACTAAATGGTTGGCAAGTGAGCGAACGTTTTACTGATAAAGAGCAAGCTGCATTATTATGGGCAGAAGCAGTCAGTAATATTTCAGCAAAAAACACAGATGATAATATTTATCAGCAGGTTAAAGCGTATTTTACAGACATAGAAATGAGTGATCTGACATTGGCAATTGGGTTAATGAATGCCTTTAATCGTATTGCTGTGAGTTTGCGCCAGTAA
- a CDS encoding HI1450 family dsDNA-mimic protein, with protein MTMNEPTLISEDDALEQAYDLFLAQAADNLDVADQLLFNLQFEERGAAEVVPLGNDWQFIVGLPVTSARFSEVIIGLAPDDDSDIDDIFGRVLISRDPLQPMFHIIWKS; from the coding sequence ATTACCATGAATGAACCAACCTTAATCAGTGAAGACGACGCTTTAGAACAAGCTTATGATCTATTTTTAGCTCAAGCAGCGGATAATTTGGATGTTGCAGACCAATTATTGTTTAACCTGCAATTTGAAGAACGAGGCGCAGCTGAAGTGGTTCCATTAGGTAATGATTGGCAATTTATTGTTGGCCTGCCTGTCACATCAGCCCGTTTTAGCGAAGTAATTATTGGTCTTGCTCCAGACGATGATTCCGATATTGATGATATTTTTGGTCGTGTCCTAATTAGTCGCGATCCATTACAACCTATGTTCCATATTATTTGGAAATCATAA
- the cls gene encoding cardiolipin synthase, with protein MTTFYTVLSWLTFFFYWLLIAGVTFRVLMHRRPVTSTMTWLLIIYILPLVGVIAYFAFGELHLGKRRVEHAKQMWPSVVAWLEDLKKCKHIFATSTSDVATPLFQLTSKRQGIKGVKGNKIELLTTCEDSLNSITRDINNARDNIEMVFYIWQSGGLVDEVTDALIRAAKRGVKCRVMVDSAGSWNFFRTNGPDAMRAAGIEFVESLHVNLFRFFLRRMDLRQHRKIVLIDNYISYTGSMNMVDPRYFKQDSGVGQWIDIMVRMEGPVSTTLGMIYAFDWEMETGERHLPPPPDDNIMPCEQESGHTTQVIASGPGFPDELIQQSLITAIYSARKELVLTTPYFVPSDDLAHAISTAAMRGVNVSIIVPRSNDSFLVRWASRSFFTEMLESGVKIFQFEDGLLHSKSVMVDGQLSMVGSVNLDMRSLWLNFEITVVIDDEGFGSDLSIVQYDYIARSTELTMDEWEKRPFLNRVLERICYFFSPLL; from the coding sequence ATGACAACATTTTATACTGTATTAAGTTGGCTAACCTTTTTCTTCTATTGGCTATTAATTGCGGGGGTCACATTTCGTGTCCTAATGCACCGACGACCTGTTACATCAACAATGACATGGCTATTGATCATTTACATCCTGCCATTAGTCGGGGTTATTGCGTATTTTGCTTTTGGTGAATTACATCTAGGAAAACGACGTGTTGAACATGCTAAGCAGATGTGGCCTTCAGTTGTTGCATGGCTTGAAGACTTGAAAAAATGTAAGCATATCTTTGCTACAAGTACGAGCGATGTGGCAACGCCTCTTTTCCAATTAACCTCTAAACGCCAAGGTATTAAAGGTGTTAAAGGTAACAAAATTGAACTTTTAACCACCTGTGAAGATTCGCTCAATTCAATTACACGCGATATTAATAATGCCCGTGACAATATTGAAATGGTTTTCTATATTTGGCAATCAGGTGGTTTAGTCGATGAAGTAACCGATGCCTTAATTAGAGCAGCTAAACGTGGTGTAAAATGCCGAGTCATGGTTGATTCTGCGGGTAGTTGGAATTTCTTCCGTACTAATGGCCCTGATGCAATGAGAGCTGCGGGTATTGAATTTGTTGAATCACTACATGTTAATTTATTCCGTTTCTTCTTACGCCGCATGGATTTGCGTCAACACCGAAAAATCGTATTGATTGATAACTATATTTCCTACACAGGAAGTATGAATATGGTTGATCCTCGTTATTTCAAACAAGATTCAGGTGTTGGTCAATGGATTGATATTATGGTCAGAATGGAAGGCCCAGTTTCGACCACATTAGGTATGATTTATGCCTTTGACTGGGAAATGGAAACTGGTGAGCGTCATTTACCCCCTCCTCCTGATGATAATATTATGCCTTGTGAACAAGAAAGTGGCCATACGACACAAGTCATCGCCTCAGGCCCAGGTTTTCCTGATGAGCTAATTCAACAATCACTTATTACAGCTATTTACTCTGCGAGAAAAGAATTAGTACTGACAACACCTTATTTTGTACCTAGCGATGATCTTGCCCATGCAATCTCAACCGCAGCGATGCGAGGTGTTAATGTAAGTATTATCGTTCCTCGCAGCAATGACTCATTCCTTGTACGTTGGGCAAGCCGTTCATTCTTTACAGAAATGCTCGAATCTGGTGTGAAAATATTCCAATTTGAAGATGGTTTATTACATAGCAAAAGCGTGATGGTTGATGGACAACTCAGTATGGTGGGTTCAGTTAACCTTGATATGCGTAGCTTGTGGTTAAATTTTGAAATTACCGTTGTCATTGATGATGAAGGTTTTGGCAGTGATTTAAGCATTGTTCAATATGATTATATTGCTCGCTCGACAGAATTAACTATGGATGAATGGGAGAAACGACCATTCTTAAATCGTGTATTAGAGCGTATCTGCTATTTCTTTAGTCCTCTGCTATAA
- a CDS encoding YciY family protein, whose protein sequence is MRHSRTEVARWRMMRQAIRKRRRWLEGQSRRNFRIYKLRKLDTSRKHRALLFVQHIEWNS, encoded by the coding sequence ATGAGACACAGTAGGACTGAAGTAGCTCGCTGGCGAATGATGAGACAAGCTATACGTAAACGACGTCGATGGTTAGAAGGGCAATCTCGTCGTAATTTTCGGATTTATAAACTGCGTAAACTTGATACTTCTAGAAAACACAGAGCACTTTTATTTGTCCAACATATAGAATGGAACTCATAA
- the tonB gene encoding TonB system transport protein TonB: protein MRWKLWVLISLCLHASLVAAAMLYVVEDKPVTPEPISIQMLAFAADEPAGEPEPVVEEVTPPEPEPVVEPEPEPEPEPIPDVKPIIEKPIEKKPEPKPKPKPKPVDKPKPPVERPQPLVVNKGNDLKNLNPTAKPSDKGDEKPVAVASSGEGKVPNAVRQGLPEYPPRARAVGMEGTIKVRFDVDADGRVDNVEIISADPKNVFEREVKRAMRQWRYEKIPYKGKVVLIEFKMTGISTS from the coding sequence ATGCGTTGGAAGCTTTGGGTACTCATATCGCTTTGTCTACATGCCTCACTTGTTGCGGCTGCTATGTTATATGTTGTTGAAGATAAGCCAGTTACACCTGAACCTATCTCTATACAGATGTTGGCATTTGCAGCAGATGAACCGGCTGGCGAACCAGAACCTGTGGTTGAAGAAGTTACTCCTCCAGAACCTGAGCCGGTTGTTGAGCCTGAGCCTGAACCAGAGCCAGAACCTATTCCTGATGTAAAACCTATTATCGAAAAACCAATAGAGAAAAAACCAGAACCTAAACCGAAACCTAAGCCAAAACCAGTGGATAAACCAAAACCGCCTGTTGAGCGACCACAACCTTTAGTTGTTAATAAAGGTAATGATCTCAAAAATCTTAATCCGACGGCAAAGCCAAGTGATAAAGGCGATGAAAAACCGGTTGCAGTGGCAAGTAGTGGGGAAGGTAAAGTACCTAATGCAGTACGCCAAGGTTTACCTGAATATCCACCACGAGCACGAGCGGTAGGTATGGAAGGTACAATCAAAGTTCGCTTTGATGTTGATGCTGATGGAAGAGTCGATAATGTAGAAATTATTTCTGCTGATCCTAAAAACGTGTTTGAGCGAGAAGTAAAAAGAGCCATGCGACAATGGCGCTATGAAAAAATTCCTTATAAAGGAAAAGTGGTTCTGATTGAATTCAAAATGACCGGAATATCAACAAGCTAA
- the yciA gene encoding acyl-CoA thioester hydrolase YciA, whose amino-acid sequence MTEQQSLPNGELVLRTLAMPADTNANGDIFGGWLMSQMDIGGAILAKEIALGRVVTVSVTGITFLKPVAVGDVVCCYARCLKTGNSSITVNIEVWVKKVATEPVGQRYRATEAVFTYVAVDENNSARRLPEGKAHFTLTSTME is encoded by the coding sequence ATGACTGAACAACAATCTTTGCCTAATGGTGAGCTCGTTTTACGTACTCTTGCCATGCCTGCTGATACTAACGCCAATGGTGATATTTTCGGTGGCTGGTTAATGTCCCAAATGGACATCGGTGGTGCAATTTTAGCGAAAGAAATTGCGTTAGGTCGTGTCGTTACTGTAAGCGTAACAGGCATTACCTTTCTTAAACCTGTTGCTGTTGGCGATGTCGTTTGTTGCTATGCCCGTTGCTTAAAAACAGGTAACTCTTCAATTACTGTTAATATTGAAGTCTGGGTTAAGAAAGTCGCCACAGAACCTGTCGGCCAACGCTATCGTGCAACAGAGGCAGTATTTACCTACGTTGCCGTTGATGAGAACAATTCAGCTCGTCGCTTACCTGAAGGTAAAGCACATTTCACGCTAACAAGTACAATGGAATAA
- a CDS encoding SulP family inorganic anion transporter, which produces MNGKRIIKWMPGLGLLFNYKREYFGYDLKAGLSVAAVALPVAIAYTELLGINAIVGLYACIFPMIIYALFGTSRQLITGPDAATCAVIAAVVIPLSAGDENTRWQLAIIMTAMTGFWCILASHFRLGAFTDFLSRPILQGLLNGVAITIMVGQISKVFGFETSPDHLIEKLIEVPFRLMDAHLPTVLMSGITLALLLGIRYFRSRWPAPLIAMVVMTYLSWQFDLASYGIAIVNKEAGNVDLFLPVVSMSGFHPGVLRELLVPSINLAVISFVSFMMTARSFASKNGYDVDADQELKALGIANIAAALSQGFAVSAASSRTAVNDSVGGKTQLVSIIAALVILLVLLFMTDFLAYIPLSSLGIVLIVSSWSLLSIRHIWSYRKRNKQAFTLASFTLLAVLLAGLINGIGFAVLLGLLQFLRIVFRPSDQLLGVDEQGMVHSMNKDNGIEPIDGLMMYRFNSPLTYFNVGYFKKRVLQLVDSAPQRPAWLAVDAAVSFTYDDVSVFAAIDELIRELRIKGVKLVLAGRRTELNRWIERNRISLNEDDLIIAPDLYFVIRLYQSRQQIKEKQKEARKEALKQEAGSQETENNEEAILKVPIKGNTPTP; this is translated from the coding sequence ATGAACGGAAAAAGAATAATAAAATGGATGCCAGGACTAGGCTTATTATTTAACTATAAGCGCGAATATTTTGGCTATGACTTAAAAGCAGGGCTTTCGGTTGCTGCCGTTGCGCTACCTGTTGCCATTGCTTATACCGAATTATTAGGCATTAATGCTATTGTTGGATTATATGCCTGTATTTTCCCCATGATTATTTATGCATTATTTGGTACTTCTCGCCAATTAATTACAGGGCCTGATGCTGCAACATGCGCCGTTATTGCTGCGGTCGTTATTCCATTATCTGCTGGTGATGAAAATACACGATGGCAACTTGCAATTATCATGACAGCCATGACGGGTTTTTGGTGTATTTTAGCCAGCCATTTTCGATTAGGGGCTTTTACGGATTTTCTGTCTCGTCCGATCCTTCAAGGGCTATTAAATGGTGTTGCGATCACCATTATGGTGGGACAAATTAGTAAAGTATTTGGTTTTGAAACTTCCCCAGATCATTTAATCGAAAAACTAATTGAAGTCCCATTTCGATTAATGGATGCACATTTACCCACGGTATTGATGTCTGGGATAACACTCGCCTTATTATTGGGTATTCGCTATTTTCGTAGCCGATGGCCGGCACCATTAATTGCTATGGTTGTGATGACTTACCTTAGCTGGCAATTTGATTTAGCCAGCTATGGTATTGCTATTGTGAATAAAGAAGCGGGAAATGTTGATCTCTTTCTACCCGTTGTATCAATGAGTGGGTTTCATCCTGGTGTATTACGAGAATTATTGGTCCCATCCATAAACTTGGCTGTCATTAGCTTTGTGAGTTTTATGATGACAGCCCGCAGTTTTGCTAGCAAAAATGGTTATGATGTTGATGCGGACCAAGAATTAAAAGCATTAGGTATCGCTAATATTGCGGCAGCGCTTTCTCAAGGATTTGCTGTAAGTGCAGCAAGTAGCCGTACCGCAGTCAATGATTCTGTTGGTGGTAAAACACAATTAGTTTCTATTATCGCAGCACTAGTCATTCTGCTAGTGCTATTATTTATGACTGATTTTCTTGCCTATATTCCATTATCTTCACTTGGAATTGTGTTGATCGTCTCTTCATGGTCATTGCTGAGTATTCGTCATATTTGGTCTTATCGCAAACGTAATAAACAAGCATTCACATTGGCATCATTCACCTTATTAGCTGTGTTATTGGCAGGACTAATTAATGGTATCGGCTTTGCGGTTTTATTAGGTTTATTACAATTTTTACGTATTGTTTTTCGTCCGAGCGATCAATTGTTGGGTGTTGATGAACAAGGAATGGTTCACTCAATGAATAAGGATAATGGTATTGAGCCTATCGATGGCTTAATGATGTACCGTTTTAATTCACCACTCACTTATTTTAATGTGGGTTATTTTAAAAAACGGGTGCTTCAACTTGTTGATAGTGCACCTCAACGACCAGCATGGTTAGCCGTAGATGCGGCTGTAAGCTTTACCTATGACGATGTCAGCGTGTTTGCTGCTATTGATGAACTAATACGAGAATTGCGAATAAAAGGCGTGAAATTGGTTTTAGCAGGGCGCAGAACCGAACTAAATCGTTGGATTGAACGTAATAGAATTTCACTAAATGAAGATGACTTAATTATCGCTCCCGATCTCTATTTTGTGATCCGGCTTTATCAAAGCCGACAGCAGATCAAAGAAAAACAGAAAGAAGCAAGAAAAGAGGCATTAAAGCAAGAAGCTGGAAGCCAAGAAACAGAAAATAACGAAGAAGCGATATTAAAAGTACCAATTAAGGGAAATACACCAACACCTTAA
- a CDS encoding YciC family protein, with translation MPTTARTIYRDSLNFYKNERRSIVTLSAILAVVLAIVHVLVGPNPQEYQLMIEFVANFKNTQLSSASSAELEAMSNSVVGIAKKVLSLYAFETLQQSILVLILLMFAMAISAGHNVTLGQTFNACLPRLPKMFLLIVLCSILISAGFMVMIIPGIILLIGFALAPVVLVRQQNMGSAIRLGWKVGFSESGLLIPALGIWILLQFGIGFVSNLTIQLPDLIHNFLFYFLKNMASAWMIIYLFRLFMLVENKYTTQQTR, from the coding sequence ATGCCTACCACGGCACGCACAATCTACCGAGACAGTCTGAATTTTTATAAGAATGAACGACGTAGCATTGTTACCCTTTCCGCTATCCTTGCTGTTGTTTTAGCGATAGTTCATGTCTTAGTTGGCCCTAATCCTCAAGAATACCAATTGATGATTGAATTTGTGGCTAATTTTAAAAATACACAGCTTTCTTCTGCTTCTTCGGCTGAATTAGAAGCAATGTCAAACAGTGTCGTGGGTATCGCCAAAAAAGTGTTATCACTGTATGCATTTGAAACACTACAGCAAAGCATCTTGGTGCTAATCTTATTGATGTTCGCTATGGCAATCTCTGCAGGTCACAACGTTACCCTTGGTCAAACATTTAACGCATGTTTACCTCGCTTACCAAAAATGTTTTTACTGATTGTTCTGTGCTCTATTTTAATTAGCGCTGGTTTTATGGTGATGATTATTCCTGGCATCATTTTGCTAATCGGTTTTGCATTAGCGCCCGTTGTCTTAGTACGCCAACAAAATATGGGAAGTGCAATACGTTTAGGTTGGAAGGTTGGATTTAGTGAGTCTGGATTACTTATTCCTGCTTTAGGTATTTGGATCTTATTGCAGTTTGGTATTGGTTTTGTGAGTAATCTTACAATTCAACTGCCTGATCTTATCCATAACTTCTTATTTTATTTTCTGAAAAATATGGCTTCAGCATGGATGATTATTTACCTATTTCGTTTGTTTATGTTGGTTGAAAACAAATACACAACGCAACAAACACGTTAA
- the ompW gene encoding outer membrane protein OmpW: protein MKKLSALILAAATLAPSISFAHQAGDFLFRAGTATVRPNAGSDNVLGIGHFEANNNTQLGLTFGYMITDNIGVELLAATPFEHKVSLTNFGEIATVKHLPPTLMAQYYFGNGEDKLRPYLSAGLNFTTFFDEKFNSAGKGAGLSDLDLKDSWGFAAQAGLDYNLDKNWMLNASVWWMNIETDVKFKAGEDRQSISTRLDPFVFMFGVGYRF from the coding sequence ATGAAAAAACTTTCTGCGCTTATTTTAGCGGCTGCAACTCTTGCGCCTTCTATTTCTTTCGCTCACCAAGCAGGTGATTTCTTATTCCGTGCTGGTACTGCAACAGTTCGTCCTAATGCAGGCTCTGATAATGTATTAGGTATTGGACATTTTGAAGCTAATAATAACACCCAATTAGGTTTAACCTTTGGGTATATGATCACTGATAATATTGGTGTTGAATTATTAGCAGCTACTCCTTTTGAGCACAAAGTATCATTAACAAACTTTGGTGAGATTGCGACTGTTAAACATTTACCACCAACATTAATGGCACAATATTACTTCGGTAATGGTGAAGACAAACTACGTCCTTATTTAAGTGCAGGTCTTAACTTTACTACATTCTTTGATGAGAAATTTAATTCAGCGGGTAAAGGCGCTGGTTTATCTGACTTAGATCTCAAGGATTCATGGGGCTTTGCAGCACAAGCAGGTTTAGATTATAACCTTGATAAAAACTGGATGCTGAATGCGTCTGTTTGGTGGATGAATATCGAAACTGATGTTAAATTTAAAGCTGGTGAAGACAGACAATCAATCAGCACACGCCTAGACCCATTTGTATTTATGTTTGGTGTGGGTTACCGTTTCTAA
- a CDS encoding BON domain-containing protein, producing MKLWAKISAVMAALLMAFTLSACSPTATSEGTGGYFDDSVITTKVKTALIGEKNLNSTQISVETFKGKVQLSGFVSSQADANRAIETTRKVTGVKGVINSMVIR from the coding sequence ATGAAACTATGGGCAAAAATATCCGCTGTTATGGCGGCGTTACTTATGGCGTTTACCTTATCTGCATGTTCACCTACTGCAACATCAGAAGGTACAGGAGGTTATTTTGATGACTCCGTGATCACCACCAAAGTTAAGACTGCACTAATAGGTGAAAAAAATCTTAACTCAACACAAATTAGCGTCGAGACATTTAAAGGTAAAGTTCAACTAAGTGGTTTCGTCTCTTCTCAAGCGGATGCTAATCGTGCCATTGAAACGACACGCAAAGTAACAGGTGTAAAAGGCGTTATCAACTCAATGGTTATTCGCTGA